From a single Pseudophryne corroboree isolate aPseCor3 chromosome 6, aPseCor3.hap2, whole genome shotgun sequence genomic region:
- the LRRTM4 gene encoding leucine-rich repeat transmembrane neuronal protein 4 isoform X2: MGFQLMKQLKGMSLTLLLLPALVVVIVVGAQKACPKNCRCDGKIVYCESHAFRDIPQNISGGSQGLSLRYNSIQKLKSNQFSGLNQLLWLYLDHNYISLVDEDAFQGIRRLKELILSSNKITNLANATFHPVPNLRNLDLSYNKLQTLQSEQFKGLRKLISLHLRSNSLKTVPVRVFQDCRNMEFLDVGYNRLRSLSRNAFAGLLKLKELHLEHNQFSKVNFAHFPRLFNLHSLYLQWNRIRSISQGLTWTWSALHNLDLSGNDIQNIEPGTFQCLPNLQKLNLDSNKLTNVTQETINAWISLSSITLSGNMWECSKTICPLVFWLKNFKGNKESTMICAGPKHIQGEKVIDAVETYNICNETPVLVTERAYQTTKAPPKPQFIPKPTVYKLESVPPTSYSPSPSPGLQTPMAEQEYEHVSFHKIIAGSVALFLSVAMILLVIYVSWKRYPASMKQLQQNSMMKRRRKKARESERQINSPLQEYYVDYKPSNTEPMDVLVNGSGPCTYTISGSRECEARYSQVSTVQASLC, from the exons ATGG GGTTCCAACTGATGAAACAGCTGAAAGGCATGAGTTTAACGCTGCTCCTGCTGCCTGCTCTCGTGGTGGTGATTGTTGTGGGGGCACAGAAAGCTTGTCCAAAGAACTGCCGATGTGATGGGAAAATTGTGTACTGTGAGTCCCATGCTTTCAGAGACATACCCCAGAATATTTCAGGTGGCTCCCAGGGATTGTCTCTGCGTTACAACAGTATCCAAAAGTTGAAATCAAACCAATTCTCTGGCCTTAACCAGTTGCTCTGGCTTTACCTTGACCATAACTACATTAGCTTGGTGGATGAGGATGCTTTCCAGGGCATCAGACGGCTAAAGGAACTCATTCTCAGCTCTAACAAAATCACCAACCTGGCCAATGCCACTTTCCACCCAGTCCCAAATCTGCGAAATTTGGACCTTTCATATAACAAGCTGCAAACGCTCCAATCTGAGCAGTTCAAGGGTCTTCGTAAGCTTATAAGTTTACATCTACGTTCCAACTCATTGAAAACAGTGCCAGTTCGGGTTTTTCAGGACTGTCGAAACATGGAATTTTTAGATGTTGGATACAACCGGCTCAGGAGTTTGTCTCGCAATGCCTTTGCTGGCCTCCTGAAGCTGAAGGAGCTCCATCTGGAACACAATCAGTTCTCAAAAGTGAACTTTGCTCACTTCCCACGTCTGTTCAATCTGCATTCTCTTTATTTACAGTGGAATAGGATCAGGTCCATCAGCCAAGGATTAACTTGGACTTGGAGTGCTCTGCACAACCTTGATTTGTCAGGAAATGACATACAGAACATTGAGCCTGGGACATTCCAATGTCTCCCCAATCTGCAGAAGCTCAACCTGGATTCAAATAAACTCACCAATGTCACCCAGGAGACCATAAATGCTTGGATATCTCTGAGCTCTATAACACTCTCTGGAAACATGTGGGAATGCAGCAAAACAATATGTCCTCTTGTCTTCTGGCTTAAGAACTTTAAGGGAAACAAGGAGAGCACCATGATCTGTGCTGGACCCAAGCACATCCAAGGCGAGAAGGTCATTGATGCAGTGGAAACCTACAATATCTGCAATGAAACCCCTGTGTTGGTGACTGAAAGAGCTTATCAGACAACCAAAGCACCCCCAAAACCACAATTTATACCTAAACCAACAGTGTACAAGTTGGAGAGCGTTCCTCCAACTTCATACAGTCCAAGCCCTTCTCCGGGTCTGCAAACTCCTATGGCTGAGCAAGAATATGAGCATGTTTCTTTCCATAAAATCATAGCTGGGAGTGTGGCCCTCTTCCTGTCTGTGGCCATGATCCTATTAGTCATCTATGTATCGTGGAAACGTTATCCAGCCAGCATGAAGCAGCTGCAGCAAAACTCCATGATGAAGAGGAGGCGGAAAAAGGCCAGAGAGTCAGAAAGACAAATAAACTCCCCGTTACAGGAGTATTATGTGGACTACAAACCTTCTAACACGGAACCCATGGATGTATTGGTTAATGGATCAGGACCCTGTACATATACAATCTCTGGCTCCCGGGAATGTGAG